The window GTTATCCACAATCGTTCGGGCGATCTTTGAACGAATTAGAGTAAATTAATCCAGTTTTTTACCCATTCCTCTGCCGGATCCTCAGGAATTTCGTGTTCGGTCACGTCGATCTCGAGCCGATCGCCGATCCTTTTCGCCCCTCTGGCGATCAGAAGATCGTCGATCTGTTGGATCGCACCGCAGAAGGTATCGTATTCAGAGCTGCCTAAACCGACCGCGCCAAATTGCACCTGGGACAGATCCGGCTGTTGCTCAGCGATCTGTTCCAACAGCGGCTGCAGGTTATCAGGCAGATCGCCGGCGCCATGGGTAGAAGTCACTACCAGCCAGCGGCCGGACAGGGTCAATTCATCCAGCTCTGGGCCGTGCAGCGTCTCGGTGGAGAAACCCGCGTCTTCCAGTTTTTCAGCCAAATGTTCAGCGACGTATTCGGCGCTGCCAAGCGTGCTGCCGCTGATCAGAGTAATGTCTGCCATGAATGAACGATCCCAACCTTCAACAAAGTGGCAGCATTGTACGCTGTGAATCGGCTGGGATCTACCTGTGGATAATATGGGTATAGCAATTGGCCGCTTAGG is drawn from Serratia entomophila and contains these coding sequences:
- the mioC gene encoding FMN-binding protein MioC; its protein translation is MADITLISGSTLGSAEYVAEHLAEKLEDAGFSTETLHGPELDELTLSGRWLVVTSTHGAGDLPDNLQPLLEQIAEQQPDLSQVQFGAVGLGSSEYDTFCGAIQQIDDLLIARGAKRIGDRLEIDVTEHEIPEDPAEEWVKNWINLL